The segment GGTCGCGCAGGCGCCCGAATATCTGGTCGGATCGATGGGCGACCTGTCCAACCTGCCGGTATCGGGCGCCGCCAACGTGCCGGTGCAGCCGCTCGGCGGCCTCGCCGCGATCGAGCGGTCCAGCACGGTGCCGGTCGTCTCGCACTATAATATCGAGCCGGTGCTCGACATCTTCGCGACCACGCAGGGCCGCGACCTGGGCGCGGTCGCGGGCGACGTGCGGCGCGCGATCAGGCAATTGGAGGCGGAGCAGCCCAAGGGCGTGACCGTCACCATCCGCGGCCAATATGCGACGATGAACACCGCCTTCTCGGGGCTCGGCTTCGGCCTGCTCGGCGCGATCGTGCTGATCTACCTGCTGATCGTCGTGAACTTCCAGAGCTGGGTCGATCCCTTCGTGATCATCACCGCGCTGCCCGCGGCGCTGGCCGGCATCGTCTGGATGCTGTTCACCACCGGCACGACGCTGTCGGTGCCCGCGCTGACCGGCGCGATCATGTGCATGGGGGTTGCGACCGCCAACTCGATCCTGGTCGTCAGCTTCGCGCGCGAACGGCTCGCCGAGCTGGGCGACGCGACCATGGCCGCGATCGAGGCGGGCATGGTCCGCTTCCGCCCGGTGCTGATGACCGCGCTCGCGATGATCATCGGCATGGCGCCGATGGCGTTCGGGCTGGGCGAGGGCGGCGAGCAGAACGCCCCGCTCGGCCGCGCCGTGATCGGCGGCCTGATCTGCGCCACCGTCGCCACCCTGTTCTTCGTCCCCACCGTCTTCGCCCTCGCGCACCGCAAGCGGGATGCGGAGGCCGTCTCCCTGGAAATGCAGTCAAGCCATGCCTGATCCCGTCAGCACCCCCGAAAGCCAGATCGATCGCGGCCCCGACGGCCGCACCCTGAAGCGGGTGGGCATCGGCGCCGGCGCGGTCGCGCTGATCGTCGTCGGCCTCGGCGTCGCCTCGCGCATCAGCGCCACCAACGAGCTGCGCCGGACCGCCGCCGACGCGGCGGTGCCGACCGTGTCGGTGGTGCTGCCCGGCGTCGACGGGGAAGGGGCGAAGCTGCTGCTGCCCGGCACCGTCCAGGCGTTCAACAGCGCCGCCATCTATGCGCGGACCAACGGCTATGTCCGCCGCTGGCTCGCCGACATCGGCGACCGGGTGCATGCGGGCCAGCCGCTCGCGGTGCTCGACGCGCCCGAGCTCGACCAGCAGCTCGCGGCCGCCCGCGCCGATTACCAGACCGCGCTCGCCAACCAGCGCCTCGCCGACACCACGGCGAAGCGGTGGAGCGCGATGCTGGCGCAGGACGCGGTGTCGCGGCAGGAGGCGGACGAGAAGGCCGGTGATCTCGCCGCGCGCACCGCGTTGTCCAACGCCGCCCTCGCCAATGTGAAGCGGCTCCAGGCGCTGCAGGGCTTCACCCGCCTGACCGCGCCCTTCGACGGCGTGGTGACGAGCCGGTCGGCGCAGATCGGCGCGCTGGTCGTCGCGGGCAATGCGGCGGCGCAACCGCTGTTCACCGTGTCCGAT is part of the Rhizorhabdus wittichii RW1 genome and harbors:
- a CDS encoding efflux transporter, RND family, MFP subunit (TIGRFAM: efflux transporter, RND family, MFP subunit~PFAM: secretion protein HlyD family protein), yielding MPDPVSTPESQIDRGPDGRTLKRVGIGAGAVALIVVGLGVASRISATNELRRTAADAAVPTVSVVLPGVDGEGAKLLLPGTVQAFNSAAIYARTNGYVRRWLADIGDRVHAGQPLAVLDAPELDQQLAAARADYQTALANQRLADTTAKRWSAMLAQDAVSRQEADEKAGDLAARTALSNAALANVKRLQALQGFTRLTAPFDGVVTSRSAQIGALVVAGNAAAQPLFTVSDTHRMRVYVRVPQGYSASIRPGMEATLSLPEYPGRAFTATLTRSAGAVDAQSGAVLVELQADNRDGALKPGAFAQVDFRVGAGQGKGVSLPGSAILYGNDGPSVAVVGRDGHVTVKSVAIARDEGATVLLSGGVAPGERVIDTPPDAIRSGDRVRVQAAAEAAGKGAAHAG